The following proteins are co-located in the Siansivirga zeaxanthinifaciens CC-SAMT-1 genome:
- a CDS encoding aspartate aminotransferase family protein — MPLFDVYPLYNVTPVSGKDMYVYDENCTEYLDLYGGHAVISIGHAHPNYVDAITTQVKTLGFYSNAIQNPIQEALANKLEALSGCAGYQLFLCNSGAEANENALKLASFKTGKSRVIAFKNSFHGRTSAAVAATDNPGIVAPINAQQQVTFLELNDILGVKKELEKGDVCAVIVEFIQGVGGLDQGTTDFFEQVYALCKLNHTMFIADEVQSGYGRSGKFFAFQHYNVTPDIISIAKGMGNGFPIGGILIHPDIEAKYGLLGTTFGGNHLACAAGLAVLNTIEDEHLMDNANQMADYFVSVAKTIPQIKNIKGRGLMLGLEFDFEVGDLRKKLIYEHHIFTGGASNKKLLRILPPLTIKKQHIDTFFDALKSSLETN; from the coding sequence ATGCCATTATTTGACGTTTATCCATTATATAATGTAACACCAGTATCTGGTAAAGATATGTATGTGTACGATGAAAATTGTACCGAATATTTAGACCTATATGGTGGCCATGCCGTAATTTCTATTGGGCATGCGCACCCCAATTACGTAGATGCTATTACCACCCAGGTTAAAACTTTAGGGTTTTACTCTAATGCGATTCAAAACCCCATTCAAGAAGCATTAGCTAACAAATTAGAAGCCCTTTCGGGTTGTGCTGGTTACCAATTGTTTTTATGTAATTCGGGAGCCGAAGCCAACGAGAATGCTTTAAAATTAGCCTCGTTTAAAACCGGTAAATCGCGTGTTATTGCCTTTAAAAATAGTTTTCACGGACGTACATCTGCGGCTGTTGCAGCAACCGATAATCCGGGTATTGTAGCACCAATTAATGCGCAACAACAAGTAACTTTTTTAGAGTTGAATGATATTTTAGGTGTTAAAAAAGAATTAGAAAAAGGCGATGTTTGTGCTGTTATAGTTGAATTTATTCAAGGTGTTGGTGGTTTAGACCAAGGTACTACAGACTTTTTCGAGCAAGTTTACGCGCTTTGTAAATTGAATCATACCATGTTTATTGCAGATGAAGTGCAATCGGGTTACGGGCGTTCGGGTAAATTCTTTGCCTTTCAGCATTACAATGTAACGCCCGATATTATTTCTATTGCCAAAGGTATGGGGAATGGTTTTCCTATTGGTGGCATTTTAATTCATCCAGATATTGAAGCTAAATATGGTTTGTTAGGAACTACATTTGGTGGAAATCATTTGGCTTGTGCCGCAGGTTTGGCGGTTTTAAATACCATTGAAGACGAACATTTAATGGATAATGCGAACCAAATGGCCGATTATTTTGTTTCGGTCGCTAAAACCATTCCGCAAATAAAAAATATAAAAGGTCGAGGCTTAATGTTGGGCCTTGAATTTGATTTTGAAGTAGGTGATTTAAGAAAAAAACTTATTTACGAGCACCATATTTTTACTGGTGGTGCATCTAATAAAAAGCTTTTAAGAATTTTACCGCCTTTAACCATAAAAAAACAACACATCGATACGTTTTTTGATGCTTTAAAGAGTAGTCTTGAGACGAATTAA
- a CDS encoding GNAT family N-acetyltransferase: MEILIADKSHTKYTDIICETIAESAAVRGTGIARRNPEYITKKLENGNAVIALDGDKFAGFCYIEIWGHGKYVANSGLIVHPDYRNAGLAKKIKHRIFKHSREKFPDAKVFSITTGLAVMKMNTDLGYRPVPFSELTDDPSFWDGCQTCKNYDVLTRTNRKMCLCTGMLYDPKAKKTEPIKIKEKVFDRLKHIKEAMFLKKDKK; this comes from the coding sequence ATGGAAATTTTAATTGCCGATAAATCACATACAAAATACACAGATATCATTTGTGAAACTATTGCCGAATCTGCAGCAGTAAGAGGCACTGGTATTGCACGTCGTAATCCTGAATATATAACCAAGAAATTAGAAAATGGAAATGCTGTTATTGCCTTAGATGGCGATAAATTTGCAGGGTTTTGTTATATAGAAATTTGGGGTCATGGTAAATATGTAGCCAATTCCGGGTTAATTGTACATCCCGATTACCGTAATGCTGGTTTAGCAAAAAAAATAAAACATAGAATATTTAAGCATTCCAGAGAGAAATTTCCAGATGCTAAAGTATTTAGTATCACTACAGGGTTGGCCGTAATGAAAATGAATACCGATTTAGGATACAGACCGGTGCCATTCTCGGAGTTAACAGACGATCCTAGTTTTTGGGATGGTTGTCAAACTTGTAAAAACTACGATGTATTAACACGTACTAATAGAAAAATGTGTTTGTGTACAGGGATGCTATACGACCCAAAAGCAAAAAAGACCGAGCCAATAAAAATTAAAGAAAAGGTTTTTGATAGGTTGAAGCATATTAAAGAAGCTATGTTTTTAAAAAAGGATAAAAAATAA
- the argC gene encoding N-acetyl-gamma-glutamyl-phosphate reductase, with protein MIQVGIIGGAGYTAGELVRLLINHPHAEINFVYSTSNAGNKISKIHQDLIGSLELEFTDTINPEVDVLFLCLGHGNSVKFLSENTFSNTTKIIDLGNDFRLEKDKVFQDKTFVYGLPELQKEAIKSANYIANPGCFATAIQLALLPLASEGLINSDVHINAVTGATGAGTSLSATTHYTWRDNNFSYYKPFTHQHLGEINQSVKQLQNAFDSEILFMPNRGNFSRGIFATLYTDFQGSLEGAKNLYKEFYKDAEFTFVSEDELHLKQVVNTNKCLIHLHKHGDKLLVTSVIDNLLKGASGQAIQNMNLMFGMEETEGLHLKATYF; from the coding sequence ATGATTCAGGTTGGTATTATTGGAGGTGCAGGTTACACAGCAGGTGAGTTGGTAAGATTATTAATTAATCATCCACATGCCGAAATAAACTTTGTGTACAGTACATCGAATGCAGGAAACAAAATAAGTAAAATTCATCAAGATTTAATTGGGTCTTTAGAATTAGAATTTACAGACACCATAAATCCGGAGGTAGATGTCTTGTTTTTATGTCTAGGTCATGGAAACTCTGTGAAGTTTTTATCTGAAAACACGTTTTCTAATACCACTAAAATTATCGATTTAGGAAATGACTTTAGACTGGAAAAGGATAAGGTTTTTCAAGACAAAACCTTTGTTTATGGGCTTCCGGAATTACAAAAAGAAGCTATAAAGTCTGCAAATTATATTGCAAACCCAGGTTGTTTTGCAACAGCGATTCAATTAGCCTTATTACCATTGGCAAGTGAAGGTTTGATAAATAGCGATGTGCATATTAATGCGGTTACAGGTGCTACGGGAGCAGGAACATCGTTATCTGCAACGACGCACTATACGTGGCGAGATAATAACTTTTCGTATTACAAACCTTTTACTCACCAACATTTAGGAGAGATTAACCAGTCGGTTAAACAGTTGCAAAACGCCTTTGATTCTGAGATTCTTTTTATGCCTAATAGAGGGAATTTTTCGAGAGGTATTTTCGCAACGCTTTACACCGATTTTCAAGGATCGTTGGAAGGTGCTAAAAATTTATATAAAGAGTTTTATAAAGATGCCGAATTTACATTTGTTTCTGAAGATGAATTGCATTTAAAACAAGTGGTTAATACGAATAAATGTTTAATTCATTTACATAAGCACGGCGACAAATTACTGGTTACAAGTGTGATTGATAATTTATTGAAAGGTGCTTCTGGACAAGCTATTCAAAACATGAATTTAATGTTTGGAATGGAAGAAACCGAAGGGTTACACCTAAAAGCAACCTACTTTTAG
- the proC gene encoding pyrroline-5-carboxylate reductase, with amino-acid sequence MKIAIIGTGNLGSSIAKGLIKNNTFTALFLSDKNTANVDAYNSLVNVTVTNDNLAAVQAADMVIFALQPKHIDKVLESVASIITEDQIIISVAAGVEIPRIEAIIGKDKNIIRVMPNTAISIGKSMTCIAPNEKAQDKVGLAQDVFNQLGTSLVIPEELIQAATVICASGIAFWMRLVRATTQGAIQLGFEAHEAHELATQTCFGAASLLIESGKHPEQEIDRVTTPSGCTIEGLNAMEHNGLSSALIQGIVASFEKINQIKKN; translated from the coding sequence ATGAAAATAGCCATTATTGGAACAGGTAATTTAGGAAGTTCGATTGCTAAAGGACTTATAAAAAATAATACGTTTACAGCTTTATTTTTAAGTGATAAAAATACAGCCAATGTAGATGCTTATAATTCGCTTGTTAACGTAACAGTTACCAACGATAATTTGGCTGCTGTTCAAGCCGCCGATATGGTAATTTTTGCTTTACAACCCAAGCATATCGACAAGGTTTTAGAAAGCGTAGCATCAATAATTACAGAGGATCAAATTATAATTTCTGTGGCTGCTGGTGTTGAAATTCCTAGAATTGAGGCTATTATTGGTAAGGATAAAAATATTATTCGTGTGATGCCAAACACGGCGATTTCTATTGGTAAATCTATGACGTGTATTGCGCCTAACGAGAAGGCACAGGATAAAGTTGGTTTGGCTCAAGATGTTTTTAATCAGTTAGGAACTTCGTTGGTGATTCCTGAAGAATTAATTCAGGCTGCAACGGTTATTTGTGCTAGTGGTATTGCTTTCTGGATGCGCCTTGTGCGTGCTACAACCCAAGGTGCTATTCAATTAGGTTTTGAGGCACATGAAGCACATGAACTGGCAACACAAACCTGCTTTGGTGCTGCGAGTTTGTTAATTGAGTCTGGTAAACACCCAGAACAAGAAATAGACCGCGTTACTACACCTAGTGGTTGTACGATTGAAGGTTTAAATGCTATGGAGCACAACGGATTAAGTTCTGCCTTGATACAAGGTATTGTTGCTTCATTTGAAAAAATTAATCAAATTAAAAAGAATTAA
- a CDS encoding argininosuccinate synthase has product MKKLVIAYSGGLDTSYCAVSLSKKFEVHAASVNTGGFTKAEIDQIEANAYKMGVTSYKNIDAVATFYQKVVKYLIFGNVLKNNTYPLSVSAERIIQAIEIIEYAKSIGAEYIAHGSTGAGNDQVRFDMIFQTLAPEIEIITPIRDQKLSRQEEIDYLKANGIDMSWEKAKYSVNKGLWGTSVGGSETLTSNKPLPSEAYPSQLKHTDEEKVKLTFEKGELVAVNGVENDPEINIETLNNLASAYAIGRDIHVGDTIVGIKGRVGFEAAAALITIKAHHLLEKHTLTKWQLQHKEYIASFYGMHLHEGQYLDPVMRNMEAFLQSSQEMVSGDVVVSLKPYHFTLDGITSEHDLMNAKFGSYGEENKGWTPDEAKGFIKIFGNQNKIYQQVNNS; this is encoded by the coding sequence ATGAAAAAATTAGTAATAGCATATAGTGGCGGTTTAGATACCTCTTACTGTGCAGTTAGTTTATCGAAAAAATTTGAAGTACATGCAGCCAGCGTAAATACTGGAGGTTTTACAAAAGCAGAAATAGATCAAATTGAAGCTAATGCTTATAAAATGGGTGTTACTTCGTATAAAAATATTGATGCTGTTGCAACATTTTACCAAAAAGTAGTAAAGTATTTAATTTTTGGTAATGTTTTAAAAAATAACACCTATCCGTTATCGGTAAGCGCCGAGCGTATTATTCAAGCTATTGAAATTATAGAATACGCTAAAAGCATAGGTGCCGAATATATTGCTCATGGTAGTACAGGCGCTGGTAACGACCAGGTTCGTTTCGATATGATTTTTCAAACCTTGGCACCAGAGATAGAAATTATCACGCCTATTAGAGACCAAAAACTATCAAGACAAGAGGAAATAGATTATTTAAAAGCCAATGGCATTGATATGTCTTGGGAAAAAGCAAAATACTCTGTAAATAAAGGGCTTTGGGGAACCAGTGTTGGAGGTTCTGAAACCTTAACATCAAACAAACCGTTGCCAAGTGAAGCATATCCATCGCAGTTAAAACATACCGATGAAGAAAAAGTAAAACTAACGTTTGAAAAAGGGGAGTTGGTAGCTGTAAATGGTGTTGAAAACGACCCAGAAATTAATATAGAGACTTTAAACAATTTAGCATCTGCCTATGCTATTGGTAGAGATATTCACGTAGGTGATACCATTGTTGGTATTAAAGGGCGTGTAGGTTTTGAAGCTGCTGCGGCCTTAATTACTATAAAAGCACATCATTTACTTGAAAAACATACTTTAACAAAATGGCAATTACAACACAAAGAATATATTGCTAGTTTTTACGGCATGCATTTGCATGAAGGACAATATTTAGATCCGGTTATGCGAAATATGGAAGCCTTTTTACAAAGCAGTCAGGAGATGGTTTCTGGTGATGTGGTTGTAAGTTTAAAACCTTACCACTTCACTTTAGATGGTATTACTTCGGAGCATGATTTAATGAATGCGAAGTTTGGAAGTTATGGTGAAGAAAATAAAGGTTGGACTCCAGATGAAGCTAAAGGATTTATTAAAATCTTTGGAAATCAAAATAAAATATATCAACAAGTAAACAATTCTTAA
- a CDS encoding glutamate-5-semialdehyde dehydrogenase, giving the protein MNTLLSIETRNAVLLEMAKLLEAERKHIIAINKGDLEAYNGDDISMYDRLKVDDAKVDEMIKSVTHLASQEDPVGVERFSFKHENGMQVYNKTASFGTVLIIYESRPDVTVEAAGIAFKSGNKILLKGGKESLNSNLKIVELWHKALEMHGASTEWVAYLQFNRTETQAFLEKPTQRVDLIVPRGGERLIEFVKEHATCPVIISGRGNNFVYVEKDADLDIALEVILNAKTTKISACNALDKVLIDSNLDNKEAFIATLISKLKTFNVEVFGDEVVSKNHSVNAIESDDIWYKEFLDYKIVIGEIASTQEAIAMINKYSGGHSSSIITKNDNEAKTFMENVDTAAVYHNVSTRFTDGGQLGLGGELAISTDKLHQRGPIGLQHLVTNKWYVHGNGQIR; this is encoded by the coding sequence ATGAATACCTTATTATCCATAGAAACAAGAAACGCTGTTTTGCTAGAAATGGCAAAACTTTTGGAAGCAGAGCGAAAACACATTATAGCCATAAACAAAGGCGATTTAGAAGCTTATAATGGCGATGATATTTCTATGTACGACCGCTTAAAGGTGGATGATGCTAAGGTAGATGAAATGATAAAATCTGTGACGCATTTAGCATCGCAGGAAGATCCGGTTGGAGTCGAACGTTTTAGTTTTAAACACGAAAACGGCATGCAGGTTTATAATAAAACCGCTTCGTTTGGTACAGTTTTAATTATTTACGAATCGCGCCCCGATGTTACTGTGGAAGCTGCAGGGATTGCTTTTAAATCGGGAAATAAAATTTTGCTAAAAGGTGGTAAAGAATCTTTAAACTCTAATTTAAAAATAGTCGAGTTGTGGCATAAAGCCTTAGAGATGCATGGCGCTTCAACCGAGTGGGTAGCCTATTTGCAATTTAACAGAACAGAAACGCAAGCATTTCTTGAAAAGCCTACGCAAAGAGTCGATTTAATTGTACCTCGTGGAGGCGAACGCTTAATTGAATTCGTTAAAGAGCATGCTACTTGTCCGGTTATAATAAGTGGTCGCGGTAATAATTTTGTGTATGTTGAAAAGGATGCCGATTTAGATATCGCTTTGGAGGTTATTTTAAATGCAAAAACCACGAAAATATCGGCTTGTAATGCATTAGACAAGGTTTTAATTGATAGTAATTTAGACAATAAAGAAGCCTTTATAGCTACGTTAATTTCAAAATTAAAGACATTTAATGTTGAGGTTTTTGGCGATGAGGTGGTTTCAAAAAATCATTCAGTAAACGCTATAGAATCAGACGACATTTGGTATAAAGAATTCTTAGATTATAAAATTGTTATAGGTGAAATCGCTTCAACACAAGAAGCTATTGCTATGATAAACAAATATTCAGGCGGACATTCTTCATCCATTATAACAAAAAATGATAATGAAGCTAAAACCTTCATGGAAAATGTGGATACAGCAGCGGTTTACCACAATGTTTCTACACGTTTTACCGATGGCGGACAATTAGGTTTGGGTGGTGAGTTAGCCATTAGCACCGATAAATTGCACCAACGTGGTCCCATAGGTTTGCAACATTTAGTAACCAATAAATGGTATGTTCATGGAAATGGACAAATTCGATAA